A genomic segment from Gilvibacter sp. SZ-19 encodes:
- the porU gene encoding type IX secretion system sortase PorU: protein MTRKIAILLMVLPLWVFAQQQAVVLPWQSQNQLDQPTDSNALLSVEQLLDTDGYTFYKQWKDNGIVNPNSLQISNIRYAPLTATERRGLIAAYVPKEVQASITTAVARDVRYTVLAISPVVRRNGRLEKVVSFAADFNYQGSAAPKSVALPITNSVLASGSWYKFKVDKTGVYRISKSFLSSLGMNTDAIDPSTIKVYGHGGKPLPLRNNENDAYDLPEVAIQIIGGDDGSFDSGDEILFYGVGTRGYIQELDTNINPYSDDAFYYITASPGPGRRIANLTEPDGPPTSLISQFDDYQFFEEDEFSIVNVGRRWFGNPFEVESEQTFDFEFPNIVGGTPMSVTVRAAAASESVTNMDVQVNGTSQDVLTFTAIGDVNLASGDNYIGTVNASGDEVSVTLTYNNAGNPASFAFLDYIGITAKRQLSGTDTQIAFQYNDAAGMSGIGQYTFNNASGYTQIWDVTDPRNPLRKETQGEATVNLKANLGQIRQYVAVTPNDYFSPIRANETFVPNQNLKGTLMQDSNGNFQDIDYLIVAPPFMMQPALRLAAHRADRDGLRVKVVSTDRIYQEFSSGAQDIGAIRNLVKYLYDNASSADNRIKYLCLFGDTSVDYKDRLSNNNNIVPTYHDFNSFNTLSGYMSDDFYGMMDPVEGRMTSTELLDIAVGRVVADDIALANAMVDKLIAYDAKASFGNWRNNFVLVSDDVDEAWEYTTLEVSLDNLGDDIAANKPFVNVKKIHTDAFLQETSAGGNRYPDVNEEIVNALDVGALVLTYLGHGGEDGLAKEFIFTKDDAEGLQNTNRYPLIATVTCEFSRFDNPLRPTAGEFTYWNENGGAIALITTTRTISVSLGVEFNNRLAPFLFAFGSDTFDAPAEALRKAKNVISSGNRRVVFYVGDPAMKLAFPEQQIRLRTLNDQPIATATDTLKALSRVKLGGEVLSPSGAPLPDYNGVAQIKVFDKNVQRQTLGNDGVTATDGTLLILDYQTLGAGLFNGQATVTNGQFEVEFVVPRDISQPVGNGRVSLYSEKNAVFEDQTGFNEDIRVGGLDENAPDDNIGPEIMLFMNDESFVNGGITNDSPILIAKLMDEHGINTASGIGHDMVAILDGDESNPIVLNDYYLAGVDDFTQGTANYRLKNLEEGPHTLTLKAWDTYNNSSTADIQFVVAGDDELRLERVLNYPNPFVNYTEFWFNHNRPFEPLEVQVQVFTVSGKVVWTKNQVVTTDGFLSRDIVWDGRDDFGDRIGKGVYVYKLTVKSTLTNQQVEKYEKLVVL from the coding sequence ATGACCAGAAAAATTGCTATTCTTTTAATGGTATTGCCGTTATGGGTATTTGCGCAGCAGCAGGCTGTGGTCTTGCCTTGGCAATCTCAAAACCAACTCGATCAACCAACCGACTCCAATGCTTTGCTATCTGTAGAGCAGTTGCTAGATACAGATGGATATACTTTCTATAAGCAGTGGAAAGACAACGGGATCGTCAATCCGAATTCGCTGCAGATCAGCAATATCAGATATGCGCCTTTGACCGCTACAGAGCGTCGCGGCCTTATTGCGGCCTATGTGCCCAAAGAAGTGCAGGCCTCTATTACCACTGCAGTTGCGCGTGATGTGCGTTATACAGTGCTTGCCATAAGTCCGGTGGTTCGTCGTAATGGTCGTCTGGAAAAGGTGGTTTCTTTTGCTGCGGATTTTAATTACCAAGGCAGTGCTGCACCAAAGAGTGTTGCCTTACCGATAACGAATTCTGTCCTTGCCAGCGGAAGCTGGTACAAGTTTAAGGTTGATAAGACCGGAGTATATCGCATTAGCAAGAGCTTTTTGAGTTCTTTGGGGATGAATACCGATGCTATAGACCCAAGCACGATCAAAGTATATGGACACGGCGGGAAACCTCTGCCTTTGCGAAACAACGAGAACGATGCTTATGACCTGCCAGAAGTGGCCATTCAAATTATAGGTGGTGACGATGGGAGTTTTGATTCCGGAGACGAGATTCTCTTTTATGGAGTAGGTACGCGCGGATACATTCAAGAGTTAGATACCAATATCAATCCGTATTCTGACGATGCCTTCTATTATATTACGGCAAGTCCGGGCCCTGGGCGTCGCATTGCTAACCTAACAGAACCGGACGGACCTCCGACTTCCTTGATCAGTCAATTTGACGATTACCAGTTCTTTGAAGAAGATGAATTCAGCATAGTCAATGTTGGGAGACGTTGGTTTGGCAATCCATTCGAGGTAGAAAGTGAGCAAACCTTCGATTTTGAATTTCCTAATATCGTGGGAGGGACACCTATGAGTGTTACGGTTCGTGCTGCAGCTGCCTCAGAATCGGTCACCAACATGGACGTTCAGGTAAATGGGACCTCTCAAGACGTTTTGACCTTTACGGCCATTGGAGATGTTAATTTGGCATCCGGAGACAATTATATAGGTACAGTAAACGCCAGTGGTGATGAGGTCAGCGTGACCCTTACGTATAACAACGCTGGAAACCCAGCCAGTTTTGCCTTTTTAGATTATATCGGGATCACCGCAAAAAGACAATTGAGCGGAACAGATACGCAGATCGCTTTTCAGTACAATGATGCCGCGGGCATGTCTGGAATAGGGCAGTATACCTTCAATAACGCGAGCGGCTATACCCAGATCTGGGATGTGACCGATCCGAGAAATCCACTGCGCAAAGAAACCCAAGGTGAAGCGACGGTAAATCTAAAGGCCAATTTGGGGCAGATTAGGCAATATGTGGCCGTTACACCAAACGACTATTTTAGTCCTATCCGCGCTAACGAGACCTTTGTACCCAATCAAAACTTGAAAGGAACCTTGATGCAAGATTCCAACGGTAACTTTCAAGACATTGACTATCTGATAGTAGCTCCGCCTTTTATGATGCAGCCTGCACTGCGATTGGCGGCCCATAGAGCAGATCGTGACGGTTTGCGCGTTAAAGTGGTCTCTACAGATAGGATCTATCAGGAATTCAGCTCTGGCGCACAAGATATTGGGGCCATTCGAAATTTAGTCAAGTATTTATATGACAACGCCTCCTCCGCAGACAACCGTATCAAGTATCTCTGCTTGTTTGGGGATACCTCTGTAGATTATAAGGACAGACTCAGCAACAATAATAATATAGTTCCGACCTATCACGATTTTAATAGCTTCAATACCCTGTCGGGTTATATGTCCGATGATTTTTACGGGATGATGGATCCGGTAGAGGGAAGAATGACCTCCACAGAACTCTTAGATATTGCAGTTGGTCGTGTCGTGGCCGATGATATCGCTTTGGCCAATGCCATGGTAGACAAACTCATTGCCTATGATGCCAAAGCGTCTTTTGGAAATTGGCGCAACAACTTTGTTTTGGTGAGCGACGACGTAGACGAGGCTTGGGAATATACCACTTTGGAGGTGAGTCTGGACAATTTGGGAGACGATATTGCTGCCAATAAACCCTTTGTGAATGTAAAGAAGATCCATACGGATGCCTTTTTACAGGAAACCTCGGCGGGAGGAAACCGCTACCCAGACGTGAACGAAGAAATTGTCAATGCTTTAGATGTTGGGGCTTTGGTGCTAACGTATTTGGGGCATGGTGGAGAAGACGGTCTGGCTAAAGAATTCATATTTACCAAAGACGATGCAGAAGGTTTACAGAACACTAACCGTTATCCTTTGATCGCTACGGTGACCTGTGAATTCTCTCGTTTTGACAACCCCTTAAGACCAACGGCCGGGGAATTCACTTACTGGAATGAAAATGGAGGTGCAATAGCTTTGATCACCACTACGCGTACCATAAGTGTATCCTTAGGGGTTGAGTTCAACAACAGATTGGCTCCTTTCTTGTTTGCCTTTGGGAGCGACACTTTCGACGCGCCTGCAGAGGCCTTGCGTAAGGCCAAGAATGTGATCTCTAGCGGTAATCGACGCGTGGTTTTCTATGTAGGGGACCCAGCGATGAAACTCGCCTTTCCGGAGCAACAGATTCGCTTGCGAACTTTGAACGATCAGCCCATAGCAACGGCCACAGATACTCTTAAAGCCTTGAGTCGTGTTAAGCTTGGCGGAGAAGTGCTCTCCCCAAGTGGAGCTCCACTGCCGGACTACAACGGGGTGGCACAGATCAAAGTATTCGACAAGAATGTGCAACGCCAGACCCTTGGTAACGATGGTGTGACCGCTACAGATGGAACCTTGCTTATTCTGGATTACCAGACACTGGGAGCAGGACTCTTTAATGGGCAGGCTACGGTGACCAATGGCCAGTTCGAAGTTGAATTCGTAGTGCCTCGAGATATTTCGCAGCCCGTGGGTAACGGAAGAGTGAGTCTGTATTCTGAAAAGAATGCCGTCTTTGAAGATCAGACCGGATTTAACGAAGATATCCGGGTGGGAGGTTTGGATGAAAATGCTCCCGATGACAATATTGGTCCGGAGATCATGCTGTTTATGAACGACGAGAGTTTTGTCAATGGAGGAATTACCAATGATTCTCCTATCCTTATTGCAAAGCTCATGGATGAACACGGAATCAATACCGCCAGTGGTATTGGTCATGATATGGTCGCTATTTTAGACGGAGATGAGTCTAATCCTATTGTACTGAATGATTATTACCTGGCAGGCGTAGATGACTTTACGCAAGGTACAGCCAATTATCGCTTAAAGAACTTAGAAGAAGGGCCTCATACCCTTACCTTAAAGGCGTGGGATACCTATAATAATTCCAGTACAGCCGACATTCAATTTGTGGTGGCTGGCGATGATGAACTCCGATTGGAGCGGGTGTTAAACTATCCGAACCCCTTTGTGAACTATACAGAGTTTTGGTTCAACCACAACCGACCCTTTGAACCCCTAGAGGTGCAGGTGCAGGTATTTACTGTGAGTGGTAAAGTGGTCTGGACCAAAAACCAAGTGGTCACCACAGACGGATTCTTGTCTCGAGATATCGTTTGGGACGGGCGCGATGATTTCGGAGATCGCATCGGAAAAGGGGTCTATGTCTATAAACTAACAGTAAAATCAACTTTGACCAATCAGCAAGTAGAGAAATACGAAAAACTGGTGGTCCTTTAA
- the porV gene encoding type IX secretion system outer membrane channel protein PorV: MKKICLALVMCFIAGKSLAQETAQQRVITTGVPFLLIGADARAAGLADMGVATGADVFSQQWNPAKYSFALSKQAIGVTYTPYLSQLVNDIFLGNVTYYNRINERSAIGASFRYFSNGEIELRETAGQEPLIVRPNEFALDVSYSLRLSDRFSMAVAGRFINSNLRFDQVNDASAASTFAVDIAGYYQSEEIAYNSFDGRWRAGFNISNIGPKLSYGDDAPDNNIPTNLSIGGGFDFILDEYNRIQVMAEIDKLLVPTPRDFNGDGVIDQEDAQEYEDISFFSGIFESFGDAPDGFSEELKEMQWALGAEYWYQDVFAFRAGYFNESEDKGFRKFFSLGAGFKYTSLAFDVSYLFSTSRSVSPLEGTLRFGLTFNFGDTYDEY, from the coding sequence ATGAAGAAAATATGTTTAGCCCTTGTGATGTGTTTTATCGCAGGGAAGTCACTAGCCCAAGAAACTGCTCAGCAACGGGTTATCACTACAGGAGTTCCTTTTTTATTAATTGGTGCTGATGCACGTGCGGCAGGTCTTGCCGATATGGGTGTAGCTACCGGAGCTGATGTTTTTTCACAGCAATGGAATCCTGCAAAATATTCCTTTGCCCTTTCTAAGCAAGCCATTGGGGTGACTTATACTCCCTATCTGAGTCAGCTAGTAAACGATATCTTTTTGGGTAACGTAACCTATTACAACAGAATCAATGAGCGCTCTGCCATTGGAGCTTCTTTCCGTTACTTCAGCAATGGAGAGATCGAACTGAGAGAAACTGCCGGACAAGAGCCATTGATAGTTCGTCCTAACGAATTCGCTTTGGATGTTTCTTATTCATTGCGTTTAAGTGATCGTTTCTCTATGGCAGTTGCCGGACGTTTTATCAACTCTAACCTGCGTTTTGACCAAGTGAACGACGCGAGTGCGGCAAGTACTTTTGCTGTAGACATTGCTGGTTACTATCAATCTGAAGAGATTGCTTATAACAGCTTCGACGGACGTTGGAGAGCTGGTTTCAACATTTCTAACATCGGTCCTAAGTTGAGCTACGGAGATGACGCTCCAGATAACAACATTCCGACCAACCTTTCTATTGGTGGTGGATTCGATTTCATTTTAGACGAATACAACCGCATTCAGGTGATGGCAGAAATCGATAAGCTTTTGGTGCCAACACCTCGTGACTTTAACGGCGACGGTGTAATAGACCAAGAAGATGCTCAAGAGTACGAAGACATTAGCTTCTTCTCTGGTATTTTTGAGTCCTTTGGAGATGCACCAGACGGCTTCTCAGAAGAGCTGAAAGAAATGCAATGGGCATTAGGTGCCGAATACTGGTATCAAGATGTATTTGCTTTTAGAGCTGGATATTTCAACGAAAGCGAGGATAAAGGTTTCCGTAAGTTCTTTTCTCTAGGAGCCGGATTCAAATACACCTCCTTGGCATTCGATGTGTCATACCTTTTCTCTACCTCACGTTCGGTAAGTCCGCTAGAAGGAACACTTCGTTTTGGGTTGACATTCAACTTCGGAGATACTTACGACGAGTACTAG
- the cdd gene encoding cytidine deaminase — translation MKEQKITTTYEVYPNLEALPAEARFLMQKAIAAREQAYAPYSKFKVGAAVALENGVIVIGSNQENAAYPTGLCAERVAVFSAGANHPGVTITQIAITAAASDYELSEPVTSCGACRQALLEYEHNQDSLIEIFFMGASGTVVKTKSVANLLPLNFNSSYL, via the coding sequence ATGAAGGAACAAAAAATAACTACCACCTATGAGGTTTACCCTAATTTGGAAGCCTTGCCGGCAGAGGCGCGTTTTCTGATGCAAAAAGCCATTGCCGCTCGCGAGCAGGCTTATGCGCCTTACTCGAAGTTTAAGGTTGGCGCGGCAGTAGCCCTAGAGAATGGTGTTATTGTTATTGGAAGCAACCAGGAGAATGCGGCCTACCCAACCGGGCTCTGCGCAGAACGTGTTGCAGTCTTTAGTGCAGGGGCAAATCACCCTGGCGTCACTATTACTCAAATAGCGATCACTGCAGCCGCTTCTGACTACGAACTCAGCGAGCCTGTTACCTCTTGTGGCGCTTGCAGACAAGCCTTGTTGGAATACGAGCACAATCAGGATTCGCTTATAGAGATTTTCTTTATGGGGGCAAGCGGTACGGTGGTAAAAACCAAGTCCGTAGCCAATCTTTTGCCATTAAATTTCAACAGTTCTTACCTCTAA
- the pdhA gene encoding pyruvate dehydrogenase (acetyl-transferring) E1 component subunit alpha yields the protein MKKITKKTYLDWYENMLFWRKFEDKLAQVYIQQKVRGFLHLYNGQEAVLAGALHAMDLSKDKMITAYRNHVQPIGMGEDPKRVMAELYGKATGTSQGLGGSMHIFSPDKGFYGGHGIVGGQIPLGAGLAFAEKYFDKGGVVLTYMGDGATRQGSLHETFNLAMLWNLPVVFCVENNGYAMGTSVERTANHSEIWKLGLGYEMPCKAIDGMKPDVVAREMDEAIERARSGGGPTFLEIRTYRYRGHSMSDAQHYRTKEEVAKMQDQDPIAYVLDIIYKKKYATEEEVAAIDQRVKDMVAECEKFAEESPYPDKNVMYDVVYEQEDYPFLPHKL from the coding sequence ATGAAAAAAATCACCAAAAAAACATACCTCGACTGGTACGAAAACATGCTTTTCTGGAGAAAGTTCGAGGATAAGCTTGCACAGGTTTACATCCAACAAAAGGTTAGAGGGTTCTTACACCTCTACAACGGTCAAGAGGCTGTTCTCGCGGGAGCGCTTCACGCCATGGACCTGAGTAAAGATAAAATGATCACTGCTTATCGTAACCACGTGCAGCCTATCGGGATGGGAGAAGATCCTAAACGCGTTATGGCAGAGCTCTACGGAAAAGCAACAGGAACCTCTCAAGGACTTGGAGGGTCTATGCACATCTTCTCTCCGGACAAAGGTTTCTACGGAGGTCACGGTATTGTGGGAGGTCAGATTCCATTAGGAGCTGGATTAGCCTTTGCCGAAAAGTATTTCGATAAAGGAGGCGTGGTACTTACCTATATGGGAGACGGCGCAACACGTCAAGGGTCTTTACACGAGACTTTCAACTTGGCCATGCTTTGGAACCTACCAGTAGTTTTCTGTGTGGAAAATAACGGTTATGCCATGGGAACTTCTGTGGAGCGTACCGCCAATCACTCGGAGATCTGGAAACTCGGTTTGGGTTATGAGATGCCTTGTAAAGCGATCGATGGTATGAAGCCAGATGTAGTTGCTCGTGAAATGGATGAAGCCATAGAACGTGCACGCAGTGGTGGTGGACCAACTTTCTTGGAGATCAGAACCTATCGTTACCGCGGGCACTCCATGAGTGATGCGCAGCATTACCGAACCAAAGAAGAGGTTGCAAAAATGCAAGATCAAGATCCGATAGCATACGTATTGGATATCATCTACAAGAAAAAATACGCCACAGAAGAAGAAGTGGCTGCAATTGACCAGCGCGTTAAGGATATGGTTGCCGAATGCGAGAAATTCGCAGAAGAATCACCGTATCCGGACAAGAACGTGATGTACGACGTAGTATACGAACAAGAAGATTATCCTTTTTTACCGCATAAACTATAA